The Musa acuminata AAA Group cultivar baxijiao chromosome BXJ1-3, Cavendish_Baxijiao_AAA, whole genome shotgun sequence genome window below encodes:
- the LOC135631027 gene encoding uncharacterized protein LOC135631027, with the protein MSTSSPYDEEHTGTNDGGMEFPAIGDGHFVFEDKNLVFHEDDQVQQELEVQLGEDGQSNVSATVLWKHVVKGKKCGNAHGGSHVFKCKYCHKIYHGTYTRVYAHLMGHKKGESKGIGYCSVVKADKNLQMQIKREVEQVESTPNVVPLKKSKLNACSVATSQGPSLALSYVSPFEQDYSTQDRDDVDSKVVRCLCANGIPFNVLRSPYWEEMVLAISKELGYKSPSYEKANTIFLENERNKIDRELDDFKQKWPLYGISIVSNGWSDIKNQPLINILASNQFGSMFLHALDFVVVEKSQKRISDYMVETIEKVGPCNVVQLITDNSIDCRAASEEVAKVYPYIFWNPCMVHTLYLILKDIINALPWLKQTYKTAKSIVKYILYHSQAVDIFQSFSKLELLKVTAITYASHYITLYLLLDIRESLTAAVLSDRWEFWATFPNIDEKIKLHGNDVKEAVMSENFWVAVQLALSIIRPIYKMIKFTDQDGPIIGEVCDRMDNMLGEIRENLRGREDMYMILEEKVFIRWNKRNVPLQCLAYALTPKYYDEEYLQIPAPGGRKRCPPDQDDEIFDSAVAAICKMHPNVDHQDIVRVQFLSFVEKKGKFSSPVAKRDARNPKINVLQWWKFHGGDTKELRDVAFKVLSQSISSLSVDRPWSTYSYIRGAKRHELNSHRADDLAYVHSNLRLLSRFSSSYKYGPHRKWDVNPELPLVDESALQWEDLCFMGLDDDDALLKQASHSSIPIQELLRIIEDVPSSNNQNGEQSQITSSVRTGGVRGGQAGITSRIDPKGKTKKFL; encoded by the exons ATGTCTACTAGCTCTCCTTATGATGAAGAGCATACGGGCACCAATGATGGTGGAATGGAGTTCCCAGCCATTGGGGATGGACACTTTGTCTTCGAGGATAAAAATTTGGTTTTTCATGAAGATGATCAAGTTCAACAGGAACTTGAGGTACAGTTGGGTGAGGATGGTCAATCTAATGTTAGTGCGACTGTGTTATGGAAACATGTTGTTAAGGGAAAAAAATGTGGAAATGCTCATGGTGGTTCTCATGTTTTTAAGTGTAAATACTGCCACAAAATATATCATGGAACCTACACACGTGTTTATGCACATTTGATGGGCcataaaaaaggagaaagcaAGGGAATTGGATATTGTTCTGTTGTAAAAGCAGACAAAAATCTACAAATGCAGATAAAGAGAGAAGTTGAGCAAGTTGAGAGTACACCAAACGTTGTTCCTCTGAAGAAGTCAAAGCTCAATGCATGTTCAGTGGCAACGTCACAAGGGCCTTCTTTAGCCTTATCCTATGTAAGTCCTTTTGAGCAGGATTACTCAACACAGGACAGAGATGATGTTGATTCTAAGGTAGTACGCTGTTTGTGTGCTAATGGCATCCCTTTCAATGTTCTGCGATCACCATATTGGGAAGAAATGGTATTGGCAATTAGTAAAGAATTGGGATATAAAAGCCCATCATATGAGAAAGCAAATACTATCTTTTTAGAAAATGAACGAAATAAGATTGACAGAGAATTGGATGACTTCAAGCAGAAGTGGCCCCTTTATGGGATTTCAATTGTTTCAAATGGTTGGAGTGacatcaaaaatcaacctttgatAAACATATTggcttcaaaccagtttggatccATGTTTTTACATGCCCTTGACTTTGTAGTAGTTGAGAAGTCTCAGAAAAGAATTTCTGATTATATGGTAGAAACAATTGAAAAGGTGGGACCATGTAATGTTGTTCAGTTGATCACAGACAATTCTATTGATTGCAGAGCTGCAAGCGAAGAAGTGGCAAAAGTGTATCCTTACATATTTTGGAATCCTTGCATGGTTCACACTTTATATTTGATACTGAAGGATATTATAAATGCTCTTCCTTGGCTTAAGCAGACATATAAAACTGCAAAAAGTATAGTCAAATATATCTTATATCATTCCCAAGCTGTAGATATTTTCCAAAGCTTTTCAAAATTAGAGTTGCTAAAAGTTACAGCCATAACATATGCTTCACACTATATCACTCTTTATCTTCTACTTGACATAAGAGAATCTCTGACAGCTGCTGTCTTGTCAGATCGATGGGAATTCTGGGCTACCTTTCCAAATATAGATGAGAAAATAAAACTTCATGGGAATGATGTGAAGGAAGCAGTCATGTCTGAGAACTTTTGGGTAGCAGTACAGTTGGCCTTATCTATAATCAGACCAATATACAAAATGATCAAATTTACTGATCAAGATGGTCCCATTATTGGTGAAGTATGTGATAGAATGGATAATATGTTGGGAGAAATTAGAGAAAATCTGAGAGGACGAGAGGATATGTATATGATTTTGGAAGAGAAGGTCTTCATTAGATGGAACAAGAGAAATGTTCCATTACAATGCTTGGCCTATGCTCTCACCCCAAAGTATTACGATGAAGAGTACCTTCAAATTCCTGCACCAGGAGGTAGGAAGAGATGCCCTCCAG ATCAAGATGACGAGATATTTGATAGTGCTGTTGCTGCAATATGTAAAATGCACCCAAATGTTGATCATCAAGACATTGTTCGTGTGCAATTCCTGtcctttgtcgaaaagaaggggaaGTTCTCCTCTCCAGTAGCCAAGAGAGATGCCAGAAATCCCAAAATCAATGTTTTGCAGTGGTGGAAGTTTCATGGAGGTGATACAAAAGAGCTAAGAGATGTGGCCTTTAAAGTTCTTTCACAATCAATCAGCTCTTTGTCTGTTGACAGACCATGGAGTACTTATAGCTACATCCGTGGTGCAAAAAGACATGAACTTAATTCACATCGTGCTGACGATCTGGCATATGTACATTCTAACTTGAGATTGTTGTCCAG GTTTAGTTCAAGTTATAAATATGGCCCTCACAGGAAATGGGATGTAAACCCTGAACTTCCTCTAGTGGATGAATCTGCTTTACAATGGGAGGATTTATGCTTCATGGGTCTTGATGACGATGATGCATTGTTGAAACAAGCTTCTCACTCTAGTATTCCAATACAAGAGCTTTTGAGGATCATCGAGGATGTTCCTTCCAGCAACAATCAAAATGGTGAACAAAGTCAAATAACCAGTTCTGTTCGTACAGGTGGAGTGAGAGGAGGCCAAGCTGGCATTACCAGTAGGATTGATCCAAAGGGGAAAACAAAAAAATTCTTGTGA